TGTCCATGCTGAAGAGCACAAGCGGTGGGTTTAAACCCTCCGAGAGCCCCAGCAGTCCCAGAGCTGGTGCAGGGAAATGCGatggggcagcagctgggggagaaggggagggagcagagcgTGGGATCACTTGAGCTTTCCCATGATTTGCAACGACTCTGCAGAGACACGCAGGTCTCCCAGAAGACGAAGCCAATGACACTCAAGGAAtgcaagaaggaagagaaggcgGACAGGGagtttcagaagaaattcaagGTGAGCAGCAAGGAGCCATCGCTTATCCCTCTAAgccccccctcacctcccagGAAGGGCACAATGCaatggcagagaggagctgtgctcCGCAGAGACCAGCCGATACCCAGGTCACACCTGCCCCGTTCCCCACAGAAACACCCCCAGATCAGACCAGTCCCGCAGACCATTTGGCTAGAGAGGGATCTGTTTCTCCAAGAAGGGAGCACGGTGGGAGCTGCCCAGCTCACGCTCCCCTGGGGCAGCTGCCgagctgcagcactgctgtttGTGTTTCAGTTCGAAGGAAGCATCAACGTCCTGACTCAGATGATGGTGGACCCCGCAGTGACGGAGAAGAAGGGTGGAGGGAAGAACCTGCCGCTGAGACGAGGAGAAATTCTTGATGTCATTCAGTTTACAAATCAGGAGCAAATCCTTTGCCGAAACAGCCAGAGGAGGTGTAAGTCTGTGGGGGCTGAggctctgctcttcctcacGCTCGGCACCAGCATTTCTGCTGTTAGCCAGGCTTGCCTCCCTCTGCTAAAAGCCTTCGCAGTTCCTGGACCCTCTCAGCCACCAGCTCGGCACGTCAGACTTTGCCGTAGGCGCAGACTCCACCCAAGCCATGTTTGCACCGAAGGATGCTCCGGTGAAATGGGCTGCAGATCCCCCAGGGATCAGGCTCTTCCCAGCCAGCTGCCACCCAGCCCGGCAGGCTCATTCCCTGCATTGCCCAAGCGGGTTACCCCCAAGGGTCCAGCTCGGCTTCCCAGAGCCGGGCTCCTCcttgcccccagccctcccaggaGATACGAGATGTTGCTAAACCCTGCCTGTcctgggcaggagcaggtgCTGGGGTGAGACCCCGCTCCTGCCCTGGCTCGGGGCACAACTGAcatgttttcctttcactgttGCAGATGGCTACGTGCCCCGGGCTGTGATGCTACACCTGTGAGtaccccttccctgcccccttcctccccactccATGAGCTGTAGCAATTGCCCAGCAGGTGCCCGGCACCGAACCAGCCCTGGCCATTGAGCGCCAACTCAAAACCATCAAACCCAGGCCATGACCATAAGCATAACACCAGCTGGTTACCCTGGGGGTGGGATCTGCCATTTCTGGTGTCAGGAGAGATTCTGGCACTGGGAGCAACTTCCTGGGGTGCTGTGAGCCCTCCCCGAGCTACGGTCCCTCACACGGGACCTGCTCAGACACTGCTCAGACGCTGCTGGTGGCATGATGTGACGCGCCAGCACTGCCCCTCCGCGTGGCTGGGTCTGCAGCtcgcggcagcctgggacggggCCACCATCCCCGCGCAATGCGAGGAGGGGCCAGAGCCGTGCTCACCCCATGCCGGAGGATCTTGTCTCTGGGGGGAGAGCACAAGGCCGGGAGGAGGTGGATGGGGCTGCGTGGAGGACACCAGAGCCCGTAGGCATGTTAGGAGAGACAGGACAGacgcagcagcaggagctggcccTTGCGTCAGCGTCGGGAGGCGGTGGGGACATGGGAGACCAGACTGCTCACAGCACCCTGTCTTTTTCCTCGCAGGGACACTGACATCTACGATGACGTAGAGATTTACGGTAGGTGCAGAGGAAACCACTGCTAAAGCCCCTTCTCCAAGCGCCGGGCACTGCTCCCTGGCATGGGCTGACAGCAGTGATCCCCACTCCAGCACCGGGGCCCCGCGTCCTGTCCCCTTGCTGTGTCCccaccttcctctctcccctccctctctgtgattcctctccctctctctgggACATCCCTTCCTTGCTCTCAGTTCCGCCCAGGTCCTCATGTTCCTCCGTTCCCAATTATTTGGACTTCCCCACACCCTTTCCCTTCTCAACTTGCTCCCTCCACtcgctgccagccccagggaccCTTCAATGCCCTTTGAGATGTCCCTGATCCCTCAGACAGCTCAGGATGTCCTTTCCCAGCATGCAAACTCCATCCCCCAGCTTGCAGACGGTTCTGAAGATGGAGTTGAATAGAGACAACTGTATTTTAGCTGTGCCGATGAGCAACTATTTTATCTAATTCTGCCCGGCAGGTTGAGCGATCCATGCTAACGCCAAAGGCACAGGACAGCACCAACAGAGACCTTCCCAAGGGTTGAAACATGAAAAGCACTATATGCCACGCTCCTGCTTTGGAAGGAGTTCTGCTTCCTCTGAGATAGCCTGCAAAAGCCACTGTGTCCCTGACGAAACAGCGGTGAGGCCGTTCAGCACACTGCGGGGCTCCAAGGATCCTGTCCCACAGGGGCAGGGGGTTCAAAGAGATCCTCAAGTCAAGCCTTCCGTGTGGCTTTGTTTTGTCCGTGTAAAATACGGCAATGGTATGAGAGGGTTTCGTGGTCTTATCTgtaggtgggggggggggggtaaaaTCTGGGCCAGAGAGGTTTTACTTCAGAGACGTTTTACTGTTTCCCCGTTCCCAGAGCATCCTCAGCCTGGGAACAGCGCTGTATCCCtaaacccccccaccccatccttcagctgccttctgcaCCGCTCTCCTGCCCCAGCGAGACTCCTGGCCTGAGCCAGAGTCAAACTGGACATAGAAATACTCTAAAACATTGTGGGCAGCAATGATTATTGACCAGACTTCCCAGCAGCATCCTGTGCCCTTGGGCAacctccctgcagagctggggggggggcggatcTGTTGGGGTAGATATTCCTGTGGGTACGTTCAGCATCGTCCCTCAGGGCCTTGGGCTGACGGTCTGTGCAGATTGCCATGGGAAATTCTTCGAATGACTGGGAAACAGTGTTCCTTTGCAAGCTTTGCCCTCACCAAGCCCTTACAGACGTGGGGTAGGAAGGGGGTGCGCTCACAGCCGGTGGGAGCACAAATCCCATGGCAGCCTCGGGTGGCGGGACCCAAATCCTTTTGGATCAGGAACCGTGACAGGAAGGGAGCTCTGGGGCTGAATCCCTGCTCTCAGCTTGTGGCACGCGGCCCCGATCCCAGAGGGTGGAGGGTGAACCTGGGAGGGTCCGGCACCGGCAAGGCTGGATGCCAAGCCCAGATTAACCAGTTGAAGACGTCACTTTCCATTATGGGAACGGCTCTCAAATAGCCCTGAAGCTTTTGGTCCTGGGGATTAGCTGCGGGTGTGCTCGGCTCCCGGCAAAAGGCAGGGGTCCGTCGGCGCAGCGGTGCCCAGGGCAATGAGTGGGGCCGGGAGCTGCTCCGACGGGCACCGCCTGGGCGGCTGAGGACGACCATGTGGGAGCGGGTCAGGAGAGCTCTGCTGAACTCGCTGTCCACGACCTTCCTGCGTGTCTGGAAGTGGGTACAAGCTTTCTGGTGTAAAAATGGCCTCCTGACCCTGTCGATGCTGTCGGTTGCCACCGGGTGCCTCCTGGGGTTCCTGCTGCGGGCGCTGGAGCTGACGGAGCTGGTAAGCCTGGCTGGGACGGGGACGGGAGCGAGGGGGACGGAGCGGGGCAGTCGGGGCAACCAGCCCTGGTGCCAGCAAGACATCGCCATCAAGGGCCCCAGATGGGCGCAGCCCCAAAAGCAAAGGCTCCTGCCCAGGAAAACCACCTCTCAGGGCAGGTTTCTCCCcgtggcttttcttttttttttttatttgaccaAAAAGCTGCCAAAGCTGCAGGACAAATCCTGCCTCCCTCCACTGGGACGACTGGGGGGCTCTGGGATGACTCCACGGAGCTGCAGGAGCCtccaggtgggatggggatgggaaaggggggggggatggaTGCCTGGCTGCTGGCTAACAGGCTCCCCCCAACACAAACAGCAGCGCTGGGGTCCGAGGGATCAGCTCCTCCTGTTACTCGCCACAGCTGCGCAGATGCTCCACCAAAGCACGTTTCCATTCTCTGGAGAAGGCTCAGCAAATCAATACGGGGCTGGCAGAGCGCCCGGGGGGCTTCCAGGGGGTCACCTTCCTCTGAGGACCCTCGGAGTCAAACgcattggaggaaaaaaaaaaaaaaaatgcacctgAAAGTGCTTTCACTCAGTGCTTTCTAGGAGCATTGTGCTGTTAAACGTCACCGCGCTAAAAGCCAcgctgcagctc
This window of the Grus americana isolate bGruAme1 chromosome 28, bGruAme1.mat, whole genome shotgun sequence genome carries:
- the PRAM1 gene encoding PML-RARA-regulated adapter molecule 1 isoform X2, which produces MENGYLKPGYVASAPARFPPQDAPNVTGDEDEIYDDVEPVGLVRRGQGFLLPPVSRPVAYPCPGRGGDAGRASNRVALLAAARRDTQVSQKTKPMTLKECKKEEKADREFQKKFKFEGSINVLTQMMVDPAVTEKKGGGKNLPLRRGEILDVIQFTNQEQILCRNSQRRYGYVPRAVMLHLDTDIYDDVEIYG